In Nymphaea colorata isolate Beijing-Zhang1983 chromosome 5, ASM883128v2, whole genome shotgun sequence, one genomic interval encodes:
- the LOC126410116 gene encoding pectinesterase/pectinesterase inhibitor 18-like, whose translation MAQDIWFQKTAGAVKQQAVALRVGADQSIIYRCRIDGYQDTLYTHSLRQFYRDCSISGTVDYIFGNAAVVFQNCQIISRKPLSKQKNTITAQGRTDPNQNTAISIQMCKILASSDLAPVNSTFPTYLGRPWKLYSRTIFMESFLDDLIAPAGWLEWSGSFALNTLEYREYMNTGSGAGTSKRVTWAGYHATTSTAEAQKFTVANLIQGASWLKSAGVSFTEGL comes from the coding sequence ATGGCTCAGGACATTTGGTTCCAGAAGACAGCAGGGGCTGTGAAGCAGCAAGCAGTGGCCCTGCGCGTCGGTGCCGATCAATCCATCATTTACCGATGCCGGATCGACGGCTACCAGGACACACTTTACACCCATTCCCTCCGGCAATTTTACCGAGACTGCTCGATTTCCGGGACCGTTGATTACATCTTCGGCAACGCAGCCGTGGTCTTCCAGAACTGTCAGATAATTTCCCGGAAGCCATTGAGCAAGCAGAAGAACACAATTACCGCACAGGGACGAACTGACCCCAACCAGAACACAGCAATTTCTATCCAAATGTGCAAAATCTTGGCAAGTTCCGATCTCGCGCCAGTGAACAGTACCTTCCCCACATATCTGGGCCGGCCATGGAAGCTTTACTCGAGGACAATTTTCATGGAGTCCTTCCTGGATGATCTGATAGCACCAGCAGGATGGCTGGAGTGGTCTGGTAGCTTTGCTTTGAACACCCTGGAGTACCGTGAATATATGAACACTGGGTCTGGTGCGGGCACCAGCAAGAGGGTGACATGGGCTGGTTATCATGCTACCACCAGCACCGCTGAAGCCCAGAAGTTCACTGTTGCCAATCTGATCCAGGGAGCGTCTTGGTTGAAATCTGCTGGCGTCAGCTTCACTGAAGGCCTTTGA